In one Oryza glaberrima chromosome 2, OglaRS2, whole genome shotgun sequence genomic region, the following are encoded:
- the LOC127764288 gene encoding dolichol kinase EVAN, which translates to MAMAMAPAVVSGERLVVFLFVARVALAAPAQLAAPLAVLAAAALAVELAVDASASASSSPLRRFRTRPGASSGILLGATTLPSVMLSRLIQLYRVLLADPNGREEYAYLEMQYWAVSVSCLGMLAFFVWHLRQSPSNGNSIASKYGLLLIILYPLAYLFHLLLKTDGGLLVMSNLVYLLCHGVAAVILIQHILEKFPSCSSFGEAILVSSGLVLYCGDMLAHTLSKMEFSISSEAFIRAPGTRSEIGTVIQGVLLGLFLLPLLYKSSLQVLAYCRKLESQRTQTVEECTQKRIDCGVFYVSLLVALLLLVPSWMRLIQGFEVHPFVWVFNYIFTDSRERLALCAYWIFVIYVSIRRFYSISKQSKTERILLRKYYHLVAVLIFSPAVIFQPDFLDLAFGAAFAVFLILEMVRVWEIYPLGHIVHQFMSAFTDHRDSEILIVSHFSLLLGCALPKWMSSGFNDRPLTPFAGILSLGIGDTMASMIGYKYGVLRWSKTGKKTIEGTAAGITSVLAACSILLSLLASSGYILSQHWISLLVAVTLSGLLEAYTAQLDNAFIPLVFYSLLCL; encoded by the exons atggcgatggcgatggcgccggcggtggTCTCGGGCGAGAGGCTAGTCGTGTTCCTCTTCGTCGCCCGCGTCGCGCTCGCGGCGCCGGCCCAGCTCGCCGCCCCGCTCGCggtcctcgccgcggccgccctcgccgtcgagctcgccgtggatgcctccgcctccgcgtcctcATCCCCGCTCCGCCGGTTCAGGACCAG GCCGGGTGCTTCATCAGGCATACTTCTTGGTGCCACTACTCTGCCTAGTGTCATGCTTTCACGGTTAATTCAACTTTATAGGGTCTTACTAGCAGATCCTAATGGACGTGAAG AATATGCATACCTTGAAATGCAGTACTGGGCAGTATCTGTTAGCTGCCTCGGCATGTTAGCATTTTTTGTTTGGCATCTACGGCAGTCTCCCAGCAATGGAAATTCTATAGCTTCGAAATACGGCTTGTTGCTCATCATTTTATATCCCCTGGCATACTTGTTCCACCTTTTACTGAAGACTGATGGAG GTCTGCTGGTGATGAGTAATTTGGTGTATTTGCTGTGTCATGGAGTGGCTGCTGTGATCTTAATCCAGCATATTCTAGAGAAGTTCCCTTCATGTTCATCTTTTG GGGAGGCCATTTTGGTCTCAAGTGGTCTTGTTCTTTACTGTGGTGATATGCTGGCTCATACTCTTTCAAAG ATGGAGTTCTCCATATCATCAGAAGCATTTATTCGCGCACCTGGAACTCGAAGCGAGATAGGCACAGTTATTCAG GGGGTTTTGCTTGGTCTTTTTCTTCTCCCCTTGTTATACAAAAGCTCCCTTCAAGTTTTGGCTTACTGTAGAAAACTGGAGAGTCAAAGAACACAAACAGTTGAGGAATGCACACAGAAGAGAATTGACTGTGGTGTATTTTATGTTTCATTGTTGGTAGCACTATTGTTGTTAGTGCCATCATGGATGCGTCTTATTCAAGGTTTTGAAGTGCATCCATTTGTTTG GGTTTTTAACTATATTTTCACCGATTCACGTGAACGGCTTGCTTTATGCGCATACTGGATATTTGTGATATATGTATCAATTAGAAGGTTCTACAGTATATCAAAACAAAGCAAAACGGAGAGGATTCTTTTGCGCAAGTATTACCATCTCGTTGCTGTCCTAATTTTCTCTCCTGCAGTAATATTTCAG CCTGATTTCTTGGACTTAGCATTTGGTGCAGCATTTGCCGTTTTCTTAATATTGGAGATGGTTCGA GTTTGGGAAATATACCCTCTTGGGCATATTGTGCATCAGTTCATGAGTGCCTTCACTGATCACCGCGATTCAGAGATTCTAATTGTTAG TCATTTCTCACTCTTGCTGGGATGTGCACTTCCTAAATGGATGTCATCAGGATTCAATGACCGACCTCTTACACCATTTGCTGGAATTCTCAGCTTGGGTATTGGTGATACCATG GCATCAATGATAGGTTATAAGTATGGTGTCCTAAGATGGAGCAAGACAGGAA AGAAAACAATTGAGGGCACAGCAGCAGGCATAACTTCTGTATTGGCAGCCTGCTCAATCCTGCTGTCACTCCTAGCTTCAAGTGGCTACATACTATCACAG CATTGGATATCACTTTTGGTAGCTGTGACATTGAGCGGTTTATTGGAAGCTTATACAGCCCAACTCGACAACGCTTTCATACCCCTTGTCTTCTATAGCCTCCTATGTCTATAG
- the LOC127764287 gene encoding uncharacterized protein LOC127764287 has product MDAIDAELARAQEERKKMEEALAAGAPMAVSSVTFDTDLYGGGGSDPNRFAGYDTSIPASEDDAPEDDSEAAVNPAARRLASYTGHAVAAADIPRAAEDDGLPKKSQRIIDREDDYRRRRLARIISPERHDPFAAGEATPDPSVRTYADAMRENDLQKQKEQLLRDIAQKKKEEEEKAKEKKAVPEQQPVAAPKRRNRWDQSQDGDASAAAGSKKAKTSSDWDAPDATPGIGRWDATPGRVGDATPSVRRNRWDETPTPGRMADADATPAAGGITPGATPSGAWDATPKLPGGLVTPTPKKQRSRWDETPASMGSATPGGTGAATPAGYTPGPTPFGGDNLATPTPGQIASRGPMTPEQYQLLRWERDIEERNRPLTDEELDTMFPQEGYKILEPPASYQPIRTPARKLLATPTPLGTPLYAIPEENRGQQFDVPKELPGGLPLMKPEDYQYFGTLLNEEEEEQLSPEEQKERKIMKLLLKVKNGTPPQRKTALRQLTDKAREFGAGPLFNKILPLLMQPTLEDQERHLLVKVIDRVLYKLDELVRPFVHKILVVIEPLLIDEDYYARVEGREIISNLSKAAGLATMIAAMRPDIDNIDEYVRNTTARAFSVVASALGIPALLPFLKAVCQSKKSWQARHTGIKIVQQIAILMGCAVLPHLKSLVEIIEHGLSDENQKVRTITALSLAALAEAAAPYGIESFDTVLKPLWKGIRSHRGKVLAAFLKAIGFIIPLMDALYASYYTKEVMQILIREFQSPDEEMKKIVLKVVKQCVSTEGVEADYIRNDILPEFFRHFWVRRMALDRRNYKQLVETTVEMANKVGVADIVGRIVEDLKDESEPYRRMVMETIEKVVANLGASDIDARLEELLIDGILYAFQEQTSDDANVMLNGFGAVVNALGQRVKPYLPQICGTIKWRLNNKSAKVRQQAADLISRIAIVMKQCQEEQLMGHLGVVLYEYLGEEYPEVLGSILGALKAIVNVIGMTKMTPPIKDLLPRLTPILKNRHEKVQENCIDLVGRIADRGAEFVPAREWMRICFELLEMLKAHKKGIRRATVNTFGYIAKAIGPQDVLATLLNNLKVQERQNRVCTTVAIAIVAETCSPFTVLPALMNEYRVPELNVQNGVLKSLSFLFEYIGEMGKDYIYAVTPLLEDALMDRDLVHRQTAASAVKHMALGVAGLGCEDALVHLLNYVWPNIFETSPHVINAVMEAIEGMRVALGPAVILNYCLQGLFHPARKVREVYWKIYNSLYIGAQDALVAAYPALDDDGDNIYSRPELAMFV; this is encoded by the coding sequence atggaCGCCATCGACGCGGAGCTCGCGCGGGCGCAGGAGGAGCGCAAGAAGATGGAGGAGGCcctggccgccggcgcgccCATGGCCGTCTCCTCCGTCACCTTCGACACCGAtctctacggcggcggcggctccgaccCCAACCGCTTCGCCGGCTACGACACCTCCATCCCCGCCTCCGAGGACGACGCGCCCGAGGACGACTCCGAGGCGGCCGTcaaccccgccgcccgccgcctcgcctcctacaccggccacgccgtcgccgccgccgacatcccccgcgccgccgaggacgacgGCCTCCCCAAGAAGTCGCAGCGCATCATCGACCGCGAGGATGactatcgccgccgccggctggccCGCATCATCTCGCCGGAGCGCCACGATCCcttcgccgccggtgaggcCACCCCGGACCCTTCCGTGCGGACCTATGCTGATGCCATGCGCGAGAATGACCTGCAGAAGCAGAAGGAGCAGCTGCTGCGTGATATAGctcagaagaagaaggaagaggaggagaaggccaagGAGAAGAAGGCCGTGCCCGAGCAGCAGCCAGTGGCAGCGCCGAAGCGCCGCAATAGATGGGATCAGTCGCAGGATGGtgatgcttctgctgctgctggatcCAAGAAGGCGAAGACCTCCTCCGATTGGGATGCTCCTGATGCAACTCCTGGGATTGGGCGCTGGGATGCCACCCCTGGTCGTGTCGGGGATGCGACGCCGTCGGTGAGAAGGAATCGTTGGGATGAGACACCAACTCCTGGGAGGATGGCCGATGCGGATGCAACACCTGCAGCTGGTGGCATTACTCCAGGTGCCACACCTTCTGGAGCTTGGGATGCTACTCCTAAGCTGCCTGGTGGCCTTGTCACGCCAACACCCAAGAAGCAGAGATCGAGATGGGATGAGACTCCTGCAAGTATGGGTAGTGCTACACCTGGAGGCACTGGTGCTGCGACGCCTGCAGGTTACACTCCTGGTCCGACGCCATTTGGTGGTGACAACCTTGCGACGCCAACACCTGGCCAGATTGCTTCTCGTGGTCCAATGACTCCAGAGCAGTACCAGCTCTTGCGGTGGGAGCGGGACATTGAGGAGCGGAACAGGCCTCTTACGGATGAGGAACTTGATACTATGTTCCCGCAGGAAGGGTACAAGATTCTTGAACCTCCAGCTTCATACCAACCCATACGCACACCAGCAAGAAAGCTGCTCGCTACACCGACACCATTGGGCACGCCATTGTATGCCATTCCTGAGGAGAATCGTGGGCAGCAGTTTGATGTGCCCAAGGAGTTGCCTGGTGGGCTGCCCCTCATGAAGCCAGAGGATTACCAGTACTTTGGAACATTGCtgaatgaggaggaggaggaacagcTATCTCCAGAAGAGCAGAAGGAGAGGAAGATCATGAAGCTCCTGCTCAAGGTGAAGAATGGCACACCCCCACAGCGGAAGACAGCACTTCGACAGCTAACAGACAAAGCAAGGGAATTTGGTGCTGGCCCATTGTTCAACAAGATTCTACCCTTGCTCATGCAGCCAACACTTGAGGACCAGGAGCGGCATCTTCTGGTGAAGGTCATTGACAGGGTACTGTATAAGCTGGATGAGCTAGTCCGTCCGTTTGTCCATAAGATTCTTGTGGTCATTGAGCCACTTCTGATTGATGAGGACTACTATGCTCGTGTTGAGGGCCGGGAGATTATCTCAAATCTTAGCAAAGCTGCTGGTCTTGCTACTATGATTGCCGCCATGAGACCAGATATTGATAACATTGATGAGTATGTGAGAAATACCACTGCTAGAGCATTTAGCGTGGTGGCTTCTGCTTTGGGTATCCCTGCTCTCCTGCCATTCTTAAAGGCTGTCTGTCAGAGTAAGAAGTCCTGGCAAGCTCGGCACACTGGTATCAAGATTGTTCAGCAGATTGCTATTCTTATGGGCTGCGCTGTTCTGCCACATCTCAAGTCCCTAGTTGAGATCATTGAGCATGGTCTTAGTGATGAGAACCAGAAAGTGCGGACAATCACTGCCCTTTCTCTTGCTGCACTCGCTGAGGCTGCTGCACCATATGGTATAGAAAGTTTTGATACTGTTTTGAAGCCTCTGTGGAAGGGTATCAGATCTCACCGTGGAAAGGTTCTTGCTGCCTTCTTGAAAGCGATTGGTTTTATCATCCCTCTTATGGATGCGCTGTATGCCAGTTACTACACAAAGGAGGTCATGCAAATCCTGATTAGGGAGTTCCAGTCACCAGATGAAGAGATGAAAAAGATTGTCCTGAAGGTTGTTAAACAGTGTGTCAGTACAGAGGGTGTAGAGGCTGATTATATCCGGAATGACATCCTTCCTGAGTTTTTCCGTCACTTCTGGGTTAGGAGAATGGCTCTGGACCGCAGGAACTATAAGCAGCTTGTGGAAACAACTGTAGAGATGGCAAATAAGGTTGGAGTTGCTGATATTGTTGGGAGGATTGTTGAGGATCTGAAAGATGAAAGCGAACCTTACAGGAGAATGGTGATGGAAACAATTGAGAAGGTAGTGGCTAATTTGGGTGCTTCAGATATTGATGCTCGTTTGGAGGAGCTGCTTATTGATGGCATCTTGTATGCTTTCCAAGAGCAGACAAGTGACGATGCAAATGTCATGCTTAATGGTTTTGGGGCTGTTGTCAATGCACTGGGACAGAGGGTCAAGCCTTACCTTCCTCAGATTTGTGGTACCATTAAGTGGCGGTTGAACAACAAGAGTGCAAAAGTTAGGCAGCAAGCTGCTGATCTGATCTCAAGGATAGCCATTGTAATGAAACAGTGCCAGGAGGAGCAGCTTATGGGTCACTTGGGTGTTGTGCTGTATGAGTATTTGGGAGAGGAGTACCCTGAGGTGTTGGGTTCAATTCTTGGAGCACTGAAAGCTATTGTGAATGTCATTGGCATGACTAAGATGACACCACCGATCAAGGATCTTCTTCCTCGACTGACTCCTATTTTGAAGAACAGGCATGAAAAGGTCCAGGAGAACTGCATTGATCTAGTTGGTAGGATTGCTGATCGTGGAGCAGAATTTGTGCCTGCTAGGGAGTGGATGAGGATTTGTTTTGAGCTTCTTGAAATGTTGAAGGCTCACAAGAAGGGTATTAGAAGAGCCACTGTGAACACATTTGGTTATATTGCGAAGGCTATTGGGCCGCAGGATGTGTTGGCTACTCTGTTGAATAACTTGAAGGTTCAGGAACGGCAAAACCGTGTCTGCACAACTGTCGCAATTGCCATTGTTGCTGAAACCTGCTCACCTTTTACGGTTCTGCCTGCCCTGATGAATGAGTACCGAGTCCCAGAACTCAATGTTCAGAATGGTGTCCTGAagtctctctctttcctctttgAGTATATTGGTGAGATGGGCAAGGATTACATATATGCTGTTACTCCCTTGCTTGAAGATGCTCTAATGGACAGAGATCTTGTTCACCGGCAAACTGCTGCCTCTGCTGTGAAGCACATGGCTCTTGGTGTTGCTGGCTTGGGCTGTGAGGATGCTCTTGTCCATTTGCTTAACTATGTCTGGCCAAACATATTTGAGACATCTCCCCATGTCATCAATGCTGTCATGGAGGCGATTGAGGGGATGAGAGTTGCTCTTGGTCCAGCTGTGATCTTGAATTACTGCCTTCAAGGCCTTTTCCATCCAGCAAGGAAAGTACGTGAAGTATATTGGAAAATCTACAACTCACTATATATTGGTGCACAAGATGCGCTTGTTGCTGCTTATCCTGCACTGGATGACGATGGGGATAATATCTACAGCCGTCCAGAGCTGGCGATGTTTGTCTGA